One Rhodoflexus caldus genomic region harbors:
- a CDS encoding LytR/AlgR family response regulator transcription factor, giving the protein MLKCVVIDDDEQSRKILEHFIGLTSFLDCTAVFSSGTEALSYLLQSPVDVLYVDIDMPGLSGIELVKALPQPPVTIFTTSHTNFALAAFELDAADYLVKPIDFARFTRSAAKISERIRNKTVNESGDSDDFFVKVNNKMVRLSAADIWFIEGLSDYVLIHTEQRQYVVDTTLKSIEDKLPDDRFVRVHRSYIVNISRIESIEDNEIIIKGKEIPISRTYQQDFFRKIRKL; this is encoded by the coding sequence ATGCTCAAATGCGTAGTCATAGACGACGATGAACAATCGCGGAAGATTTTAGAGCATTTTATCGGCTTGACCAGTTTTCTGGACTGTACGGCTGTTTTTTCCTCCGGAACAGAGGCGCTGAGTTACCTCCTGCAATCTCCCGTGGATGTGTTGTACGTGGATATAGATATGCCCGGGCTGTCGGGTATTGAATTGGTTAAAGCACTGCCGCAACCGCCCGTAACCATTTTTACAACATCGCATACCAATTTCGCACTGGCAGCATTTGAGTTGGACGCTGCCGACTATTTGGTTAAACCCATTGATTTTGCTCGTTTTACGCGGTCGGCTGCCAAAATTTCGGAACGTATTCGCAACAAAACAGTCAATGAATCGGGCGACAGCGACGACTTTTTCGTTAAGGTCAATAACAAAATGGTGCGCCTGTCTGCCGCTGACATTTGGTTCATTGAGGGGCTTTCCGACTATGTGCTGATTCATACCGAACAGCGGCAGTATGTGGTAGATACCACGCTCAAATCCATTGAAGACAAACTGCCCGACGACCGTTTTGTCCGAGTGCATCGTTCCTACATTGTCAATATCAGCCGCATAGAAAGCATTGAGGACAACGAAATTATCATCAAAGGCAAAGAAATTCCCATCAGCCGCACCTATCAGCAAGACTTTTTCCGAAAAATCAGGAAGTTGTAG
- a CDS encoding VCBS repeat-containing protein codes for MKATLYGIFFGALLLVSCRNEQTQKAENPLFTALEPTQTGISFANTLTDTEKINILDYLYYYNGGGVAAADFNLDGNIDLFFTGNQVKNRLYINKGNFEFEDITEKAGVGGYADWKTGVTIADVNADGYPDIYICAVGNYKGLEGANELYINNGDLTFTEKAADYGLDFTGFSTQAAFFDYDKDGDLDCYLLNHAVHTSRSYDRVTARNLRNNESGDYLFRNETIPSKDLKGQKPAKIFTNVSEQAGIFGAAMGYGLGIVVADLNNDGWEDLYIGNDFHEDDYYYINNRNGTFTESLKGAFGHISRFTMGCDAADLNNDGYIDLMSLDMYPEDETVEKSSVGEDPFDIYQFKLAYGFAYQFSRNCLQLNLGGKKFAEIASQAGVAATDWSWSALLADYDNDGHKDIFVTNGIPHRPNNLDYIKFLANDSLRRAIGNPQEIDRQSVALMPEGKVHNYIFKGEKDYRFSNRSAEWGFDEPDFSNGAVYVDLDNDGDLDLVTNRINQTAGVYRNNAEKISPNSWANFTFKGDSLNRFGIGAKVFVKANGETQMQQLMLTRGFLSAVAPVLHFGLGQAQTIDSLVVIWPDFRTEIKTKVPVNQLITLDIANARMQMPPTPLPLFAPQEKPLFKALAAPFEWQHRENTFFDFNREALIPFKVSTEGPKMAVGDVNGDGLDDLYLCGAKYQSGALYTQTVNGFKLLQVADIETDSVYEDVDALFFDADKDGDLDLYVVSGGNEFFGQMEEQYDRLYRNDGKGNFTRDRQALPPMPDNKSCVRAADFDGDGDMDLFVGGRVVAYAYGRTPRSYLLQNDGKGNFKDITSTVSGLADVGMVTDARWADLNGDKQPDLVVVGDWMSPVVFLNQKGKLTAAKDNGLQNLNGLWQAVTAADLDGDGDTDLLAGNIGLNTKFIKDSNPLLQIFVKDFDKNGRDEQILAYNRGKKIYPVAFKDEVGKQIPSVINKKFTAYNQYAGKTLGEIMEDKLMQDATRKSVNTFASMWLRNDGKGNFTPLPLPAEAQMSKIFTFHVADVNRDNRPDVLIGGNLYGVSTYQGRYDAFCGLVLLNQGNGQWKSLLPHQSGWLTEGEVRDIQPITIGSKRRWLVARNNGSLLMLEQ; via the coding sequence ATGAAAGCGACGCTGTACGGAATCTTTTTCGGAGCATTGTTGCTGGTTTCCTGCCGCAACGAACAAACGCAAAAAGCTGAAAATCCGCTATTTACTGCCTTAGAACCTACGCAAACGGGTATCAGTTTTGCCAATACCCTAACCGATACTGAAAAAATCAACATTCTGGATTACCTCTACTACTACAACGGTGGCGGAGTCGCTGCGGCCGACTTCAACTTAGACGGCAACATTGACCTGTTTTTTACGGGCAATCAGGTGAAAAACCGCCTGTATATCAACAAAGGCAATTTTGAGTTTGAAGACATCACCGAAAAAGCGGGCGTAGGCGGCTATGCCGACTGGAAAACAGGCGTAACCATTGCCGATGTAAACGCCGACGGCTACCCCGATATTTACATTTGCGCCGTTGGCAACTACAAAGGGCTGGAAGGCGCAAACGAACTCTACATCAACAACGGCGATTTGACTTTCACCGAAAAAGCCGCCGACTACGGGCTGGACTTTACGGGTTTTTCTACGCAAGCGGCCTTTTTTGACTACGACAAAGACGGCGACTTGGACTGCTACCTGCTCAACCATGCCGTGCACACTTCGCGCTCCTACGACCGCGTAACGGCACGTAACCTGCGCAACAACGAATCGGGCGACTACCTGTTCCGCAACGAAACCATTCCTTCCAAAGATTTGAAAGGACAAAAACCTGCTAAAATTTTCACCAACGTTTCCGAACAGGCAGGCATTTTCGGCGCGGCAATGGGCTACGGGCTGGGCATAGTAGTAGCAGACCTGAACAACGACGGATGGGAAGACCTCTACATCGGCAACGACTTCCACGAAGACGACTACTACTACATCAACAACCGCAACGGCACATTCACCGAAAGCCTCAAAGGTGCATTCGGGCATATCAGCCGCTTTACGATGGGCTGCGATGCGGCAGACCTCAACAATGACGGCTACATAGACCTTATGTCGCTGGATATGTACCCCGAAGACGAAACGGTGGAAAAATCATCTGTAGGTGAAGACCCTTTTGACATTTATCAATTCAAATTGGCTTATGGGTTCGCCTATCAGTTCAGTCGCAACTGTTTGCAGTTGAATTTGGGCGGCAAAAAGTTTGCGGAAATTGCTTCGCAGGCCGGAGTTGCAGCCACCGATTGGAGTTGGAGCGCCCTGCTCGCCGATTACGACAACGACGGGCACAAGGATATTTTCGTAACCAACGGCATTCCGCACCGCCCGAACAATCTGGACTACATCAAGTTTTTGGCAAACGACTCGCTGCGCCGCGCCATCGGCAACCCGCAGGAAATTGACCGCCAATCCGTGGCACTGATGCCCGAAGGCAAAGTCCATAACTATATTTTCAAAGGCGAAAAAGACTATCGTTTCAGCAACCGCTCGGCTGAATGGGGGTTTGATGAGCCCGATTTCAGCAATGGCGCGGTCTATGTAGATTTAGATAACGACGGCGATTTGGACTTGGTAACCAATCGCATCAACCAAACCGCAGGAGTTTATCGGAACAATGCCGAAAAAATCAGCCCGAACAGTTGGGCAAACTTCACCTTCAAGGGCGATTCGCTGAACCGTTTCGGCATTGGGGCAAAAGTTTTTGTAAAAGCCAACGGCGAAACACAAATGCAGCAACTCATGCTTACGCGCGGCTTCCTTTCGGCAGTTGCGCCCGTGTTGCACTTTGGCTTGGGACAAGCGCAAACCATTGATTCACTCGTAGTGATTTGGCCGGATTTTCGCACCGAAATAAAAACCAAAGTGCCTGTCAATCAACTCATTACCTTAGACATCGCCAATGCGCGGATGCAGATGCCGCCTACCCCCTTGCCTTTATTTGCACCGCAGGAAAAACCGCTGTTTAAGGCGCTGGCTGCTCCTTTTGAGTGGCAACACCGCGAAAACACCTTCTTTGACTTCAACCGCGAAGCCCTGATTCCTTTCAAGGTATCTACCGAAGGGCCTAAAATGGCCGTGGGCGATGTGAACGGCGACGGCTTAGACGACCTTTACCTGTGCGGTGCGAAGTATCAGAGCGGCGCACTTTATACACAAACCGTCAACGGATTCAAATTGTTGCAAGTAGCTGATATTGAAACAGATTCGGTTTATGAAGATGTGGACGCACTGTTTTTTGATGCAGATAAAGACGGCGATTTGGACTTGTACGTAGTCAGTGGCGGCAATGAGTTTTTTGGCCAAATGGAGGAACAGTACGACCGCCTCTACCGCAACGACGGCAAGGGCAATTTCACCCGCGACCGTCAGGCGCTGCCCCCAATGCCCGACAATAAAAGTTGCGTGCGTGCCGCTGACTTTGACGGCGATGGCGATATGGATTTATTCGTCGGTGGGCGCGTGGTGGCTTATGCCTACGGGCGCACACCTCGCTCCTACCTTTTGCAAAATGACGGCAAGGGCAATTTCAAAGATATCACAAGTACGGTAAGCGGTCTTGCAGACGTGGGCATGGTTACCGATGCACGCTGGGCAGACCTAAACGGCGACAAACAGCCCGATTTGGTAGTCGTCGGCGACTGGATGTCCCCTGTTGTGTTCCTGAACCAAAAGGGCAAACTGACAGCAGCAAAAGACAACGGCTTGCAAAACCTCAATGGCCTGTGGCAGGCAGTAACTGCGGCAGACTTAGACGGCGACGGCGATACAGACCTTCTGGCAGGCAATATCGGGCTGAACACCAAGTTTATCAAAGACAGCAATCCTTTGCTGCAAATTTTCGTTAAAGATTTTGACAAAAACGGCAGAGATGAGCAAATTCTGGCCTATAACCGCGGCAAAAAAATATATCCCGTAGCCTTTAAGGATGAAGTCGGCAAACAAATTCCTTCCGTTATCAACAAGAAGTTTACCGCCTACAACCAATATGCCGGCAAAACGCTGGGCGAAATAATGGAAGACAAACTGATGCAGGATGCCACCCGCAAATCGGTGAATACCTTCGCTTCCATGTGGTTGCGCAACGATGGCAAAGGCAATTTTACGCCGCTGCCACTGCCTGCCGAAGCACAAATGAGTAAAATTTTCACTTTCCATGTAGCAGATGTTAATCGGGACAACCGCCCCGATGTACTCATCGGCGGCAACCTGTACGGTGTAAGCACCTATCAGGGGCGTTACGATGCTTTCTGCGGTCTGGTATTGCTCAACCAAGGCAACGGGCAGTGGAAAAGCCTGCTGCCGCATCAGTCGGGCTGGCTCACCGAAGGCGAAGTGCGTGATATTCAACCCATTACTATTGGCAGCAAGCGGCGGTGGTTGGTTGCTCGCAACAATGGCAGTTTGTTGATGCTGGAACAGTAG
- a CDS encoding type II toxin-antitoxin system VapC family toxin, producing the protein MAFLMDSNLIIYACQANNQELRNWVIHNNPIVSIISKIETMGYHRIKAAEKLLLEALFEAAVVLPLTDAIAETAIALRQQKSMTLGDALIAATAIEHRLSLATANTKDFEHIENLLVVNPLTAH; encoded by the coding sequence ATGGCATTCCTCATGGATAGTAACCTGATTATTTATGCTTGTCAAGCCAATAATCAGGAACTGCGAAATTGGGTTATCCATAACAACCCCATTGTTTCAATTATCAGTAAAATTGAAACAATGGGCTATCATAGGATAAAAGCGGCTGAAAAGTTATTGTTGGAAGCGCTTTTTGAAGCTGCGGTAGTTCTGCCACTAACTGATGCAATTGCAGAAACAGCAATTGCACTAAGGCAACAGAAGAGCATGACTCTTGGCGATGCATTAATTGCGGCGACTGCCATAGAACACCGACTAAGCCTCGCAACAGCTAATACAAAAGACTTTGAACATATTGAGAACCTGCTTGTAGTAAATCCATTGACTGCCCATTAA
- a CDS encoding phosphoglycerate dehydrogenase, which yields MKVLLSCPPMIGQIHEFRHLFEAQGIELVIPDFVQTLTEQQLIELLPEFDGWIIGDDPANEKVLTAGKAGKLKACVKWGIGVDNVDFKACEKLGIPVSNTPYMFGNEVADLAVSYVLALARHTFPIHKGVMEGRWPKPPGMSLQGKTAAILGYGDIGMHVAKRLAAFDMHLIAYDPYTRFRDKVKGVEFQTFPNGLSYADFLIVTCSLTPETRHLVNAGTIGMGKDGMRIVNVSRGPVIDEKALIEALKTGKVAAAALDVFENEPLPMDSPLRHFEQCIFGTHNGSNTVEAVHRASMRAIELLFGFLGIK from the coding sequence ATGAAAGTACTGCTTAGCTGCCCTCCCATGATTGGGCAAATCCACGAGTTCAGGCATCTGTTTGAAGCACAGGGCATTGAATTAGTTATTCCTGACTTTGTGCAAACCCTGACCGAGCAACAACTCATTGAGTTACTGCCCGAATTTGACGGCTGGATTATCGGTGATGACCCTGCCAATGAAAAAGTGCTGACCGCAGGAAAAGCCGGTAAGTTGAAAGCCTGTGTCAAATGGGGCATCGGCGTGGACAATGTGGACTTTAAAGCCTGTGAAAAGTTGGGGATTCCTGTTTCCAATACGCCCTATATGTTCGGCAATGAAGTAGCTGATTTAGCGGTTTCTTATGTATTGGCATTGGCGCGGCACACTTTCCCTATTCACAAAGGTGTAATGGAAGGCCGTTGGCCTAAACCGCCCGGTATGAGCCTGCAAGGTAAAACCGCTGCCATTCTGGGCTATGGCGATATTGGGATGCACGTTGCCAAAAGGCTCGCCGCTTTTGATATGCACCTGATAGCCTACGACCCCTACACCCGTTTCCGCGACAAGGTAAAAGGCGTTGAATTTCAGACATTCCCGAACGGGCTTTCCTATGCCGATTTTCTGATTGTTACTTGCTCACTAACTCCCGAAACCCGTCATCTGGTTAATGCCGGCACAATAGGCATGGGCAAAGACGGTATGCGCATCGTCAATGTATCGCGCGGGCCTGTGATAGACGAGAAGGCACTGATTGAAGCACTCAAAACAGGCAAAGTAGCAGCAGCAGCGCTGGATGTATTTGAAAATGAGCCGCTTCCGATGGACTCTCCGCTGCGCCATTTTGAGCAATGCATTTTTGGCACACACAACGGCTCTAATACAGTAGAAGCCGTACATCGGGCAAGTATGCGCGCCATAGAATTGCTGTTTGGCTTTTTAGGAATCAAGTAA
- a CDS encoding FkbM family methyltransferase, producing MLKNLIYRLLGRRNTKKLFYRLRPNRKPHFSEAEIIADFFFDFLKPAHPCTMIDVGVHFGESCAEYAAAGWRVIGFEPDPNNRAKIPPIKGLQLLPLAVSDQDNQVVNFYTSRVSSGISSLSAFHSSHLPATQVKTITLRTILQQEKVAQVDFLKIDIEGHDLFALKGFPFETCQPTVILCEFEDYKTVPNGYTYTTLGDFLCDKGYMVYLSEWKPIVQYGTQHEWDSIKPYPSRLQNAQGWGNFIAVLPDYQALFEQALQRYLHFIRQYSSTHH from the coding sequence ATGCTTAAAAATCTGATTTACAGGCTTCTGGGAAGACGTAATACCAAAAAACTCTTCTATCGGCTGCGCCCTAACCGAAAACCTCATTTTTCGGAAGCGGAGATTATTGCAGATTTTTTCTTTGATTTTCTCAAACCGGCACATCCGTGTACCATGATAGACGTTGGCGTACATTTCGGAGAATCCTGTGCGGAATATGCAGCAGCGGGCTGGCGAGTTATTGGCTTTGAGCCCGACCCGAACAATCGCGCCAAAATTCCGCCCATCAAGGGGCTGCAACTGCTTCCCCTTGCCGTCAGCGACCAAGACAACCAAGTGGTGAACTTCTACACCAGTCGCGTTTCGTCGGGTATCTCATCCTTATCGGCTTTTCATTCTTCGCATTTACCCGCAACACAGGTAAAAACCATTACGCTGCGCACCATTTTGCAACAGGAAAAAGTTGCGCAGGTAGATTTTCTGAAAATTGACATTGAAGGGCATGATTTGTTTGCCCTCAAAGGCTTTCCGTTTGAAACCTGCCAACCTACGGTTATTCTCTGCGAATTTGAAGACTACAAAACCGTACCCAACGGCTACACGTACACTACACTGGGCGATTTTTTGTGCGACAAAGGCTATATGGTATATCTTTCCGAATGGAAACCCATCGTACAGTACGGCACTCAACATGAATGGGACAGCATCAAGCCCTACCCTTCCCGCTTACAAAATGCACAAGGCTGGGGCAATTTTATAGCCGTACTACCCGATTATCAGGCACTTTTTGAGCAGGCACTGCAACGCTATCTGCATTTTATCCGACAATACTCATCTACTCATCACTAA